In Mytilus edulis chromosome 13, xbMytEdul2.2, whole genome shotgun sequence, a single window of DNA contains:
- the LOC139500862 gene encoding uncharacterized protein translates to MLLKVSVLLLILVIQLQVVLPTNLDKYNLEDAARKAELEEVDLDNLLETNEGFHNLTNLGVPKTRVIGIISAVTAGFSVLKAVASQIDVSRVCAIGLSNHGNRKLVEPSWYLESGIIRDPLPREILPGDAGIFTFEKTNYATYGTAGTLTYTVEGTDTQIEVMWSVPMVYGIYSNRFNVQIKENQVASSMLHKYLYNNEFQEVSNGGHWMHRDHNNIKIHAAMTNNAKASLLVEIYYNLTTPIIEVVGK, encoded by the exons ATGTTGTTGAAGGTATCGGTTCTGTTATTAATCTTGGT AATCCAGTTACAAGTGGTTTTACCTACCAACTTAGACAAATACAACCTTGAAGACGCAGCGCGAAAAGCCGAATTAGAGGAAGTGGATTTAGACAATTTACTGGAAACAAATGAAGGGTTCCATAACTTAACAAACCTTGGAGTACCTAAAACAAGAG TTATCGGTATTATCTCTGCTGTTACGGCTGGATTTAGTGTACTTAAGGCTGTTGCTTCACAGATTGATGTTTCAAGAGTATGTGCAATTGGATTGTCGAATCATGGAAATCGAAAGTTAGTTGAACCATCTTGGTATCTCGAAAGTGGAATTATCAGAGATCCATTACCAAGAGAAATTTTGCCTGGTGACGCCGGAATATTTACATTTGAGAAGACAAATT ATGCTACATATGGAACAGCTGGAACTCTAACATACACTGTTGAAGGTACAGACACACAGATAGAGGTCATGTGGTCAGTTCCTATGGTATATGGTATATACTCTAATAGGTTCAACGTGCAG ATTAAAGAAAATCAGGTTGCATCATCAATGCTGCATAAGTATCTGTACAACAATGAATTCCAAGAGGTATCGAACGGTGGCCACTGGATGCATCGTGACCATAACAACATAAAGATTCATGCAGCTATGACCAACAACGCCAAAGCATCTCTATTAGTGGAAATATATTACAACCTAACAACACCAATAATAGAAGTAGTTGGAAAATAA